One window of Microbacterium sp. 1S1 genomic DNA carries:
- the trxA gene encoding thioredoxin: MSAKATSQATWEQDVLQADGPVLVDFWAEWCGPCRMVAPVLDEIQSDNPDKITILKLNVDENPELAMKYQITSIPAMKVFQGGEVKTTIIGAKPKFALEQDLAAFLG, from the coding sequence ATGAGTGCAAAGGCAACGAGCCAGGCGACCTGGGAGCAGGACGTGCTGCAGGCCGACGGTCCCGTGCTGGTGGACTTCTGGGCCGAGTGGTGCGGTCCGTGTCGTATGGTCGCGCCGGTGCTGGACGAGATCCAGTCCGACAACCCCGACAAGATCACCATCCTCAAGCTCAACGTGGACGAGAACCCGGAGCTGGCCATGAAGTACCAGATCACGTCGATTCCGGCGATGAAGGTCTTCCAGGGCGGAGAGGTCAAGACGACGATCATCGGCGCCAAGCCGAAGTTCGCCCTCGAGCAGGATCTCGCCGCTTTCCTCGGCTGA
- a CDS encoding GrpB family protein, whose protein sequence is MILVPYDPSWPQRFEEFAASIRTAGAEGWIVEHIGSTAVPGISAKPIIDLAVRIEEHQQFDAHRAGLEAAGWHVGSGIRTHPVMLWESAGERLAIAHFFGAAEWDLAPQRLLRDWLRAHPADVERYEHAKHDAARGGDRRRSLQRGKDRGHPGDRRQSAGSARPEPSDVYDKR, encoded by the coding sequence ATGATCCTCGTCCCGTACGACCCGTCATGGCCGCAACGATTCGAGGAGTTCGCTGCATCCATCCGGACGGCGGGGGCGGAGGGCTGGATCGTCGAGCACATCGGCTCGACGGCCGTTCCCGGGATCAGCGCGAAACCGATCATCGACCTCGCGGTGCGTATCGAGGAACATCAGCAGTTCGACGCGCACCGAGCCGGACTGGAGGCCGCAGGATGGCACGTCGGCAGCGGGATTCGCACGCATCCGGTGATGCTCTGGGAATCGGCGGGGGAGCGCCTCGCCATCGCGCACTTCTTCGGTGCCGCGGAGTGGGACCTCGCCCCGCAACGCCTGCTGCGTGACTGGTTGCGCGCGCATCCGGCCGATGTGGAGCGGTACGAACACGCCAAGCACGACGCCGCGCGCGGCGGCGACCGGCGGCGTAGCCTACAACGCGGGAAAGACCGCGGTCATCCAGGAGATCGTCGACAGAGCGCGGGCAGCGCGCGGCCTGAGCCCTCGGACGTGTACGACAAGCGCTGA
- a CDS encoding sugar porter family MFS transporter → MSRTADPASIKRRVIAVSIAAALGGFLFGFDTAVINGAVDALAGDVSGFDLGTGLKGFAVSSALIGCAVGAWFAGPVSNKFGRIPVMVAAAAMFFASAIGSGLAFSVVDLIIWRVIGGLGVGAASVIAPAYIAEVSPAAIRGRLGSLQQLAIVLGIFAALLSDALLAGIAGEADQPLWGLTAWRWMFMVAAIPALVYGLVSLRLPESPRYLVRKGEMKRAAEVLETVTGTIDTEAKIKEITGTIDTERSESLRDLRGSRLGLKPIVWVGILLSVFQQFVGINVIFYYSTTLWQSVGFDESSALLTSVITSVTNIVVTIVAILLVDRVGRRIMLLVGSVGMTVTLGLMALAFSFGTLDSSGTATLPDPWATVALICANGFVVFFGASWGPLVWVLLGEIFPNSIRAGALAVAAAAQWVANFFISTTFPAFAEIGLTFAYGFYAFFALLSFFFVFFKVPETKGRELEDMSEDAKVERRPRRARA, encoded by the coding sequence ATGTCCAGAACAGCTGATCCAGCGAGTATCAAGCGTCGCGTGATCGCCGTCAGTATCGCGGCGGCTCTGGGCGGATTCCTCTTCGGGTTCGACACCGCGGTGATCAACGGAGCGGTCGACGCGCTGGCAGGAGACGTCTCCGGCTTCGACCTCGGTACCGGGCTCAAAGGCTTCGCCGTCTCGTCCGCACTCATCGGGTGCGCGGTGGGCGCCTGGTTCGCGGGTCCGGTGTCCAACAAGTTCGGCCGCATCCCGGTCATGGTGGCCGCTGCGGCCATGTTCTTCGCCTCCGCGATCGGCTCGGGCCTCGCCTTCAGTGTCGTGGACCTCATCATCTGGCGTGTCATCGGCGGCCTCGGCGTCGGCGCGGCCTCGGTCATCGCACCGGCCTATATCGCGGAGGTCTCGCCCGCCGCGATCCGTGGCCGTCTGGGATCACTCCAGCAGCTCGCCATCGTGCTCGGCATCTTCGCCGCCCTCCTGTCCGACGCCCTCCTCGCGGGTATCGCGGGGGAGGCCGACCAGCCACTCTGGGGCCTGACGGCCTGGCGGTGGATGTTCATGGTCGCGGCGATCCCGGCGCTCGTCTACGGCCTCGTCTCGCTGCGGCTCCCGGAGTCTCCGCGCTATCTGGTCCGCAAGGGCGAGATGAAACGCGCCGCAGAGGTGTTGGAGACCGTCACGGGGACGATCGACACCGAAGCCAAGATCAAGGAGATCACCGGCACGATCGATACGGAGCGCTCTGAGTCGCTGCGCGACCTCCGCGGGAGCCGCCTGGGCCTCAAGCCGATCGTGTGGGTGGGCATCCTGCTGTCGGTCTTCCAGCAGTTCGTCGGAATCAACGTGATCTTCTACTACTCGACGACGCTGTGGCAGTCCGTGGGCTTCGACGAGTCCAGCGCTCTCCTCACCTCGGTCATCACGTCGGTGACGAACATCGTCGTCACGATCGTCGCGATCCTGCTCGTCGACCGGGTGGGCCGCCGGATCATGTTGCTCGTCGGCTCCGTCGGCATGACGGTGACGCTCGGCCTCATGGCCCTCGCCTTCTCGTTCGGCACCCTCGACTCCTCGGGGACGGCCACGCTCCCCGACCCCTGGGCGACCGTGGCGCTCATCTGCGCCAACGGCTTCGTCGTGTTCTTCGGGGCGAGCTGGGGACCGCTCGTGTGGGTCCTCCTCGGCGAGATCTTCCCGAACTCCATCCGTGCCGGCGCCCTCGCCGTCGCGGCCGCCGCGCAGTGGGTGGCGAACTTCTTCATCTCCACGACGTTCCCCGCTTTCGCGGAGATCGGACTCACCTTCGCGTACGGCTTCTACGCCTTCTTCGCACTGCTGTCGTTCTTCTTCGTGTTCTTCAAGGTGCCGGAGACCAAGGGACGCGAGCTCGAGGACATGAGCGAGGACGCAAAGGTGGAGCGCCGACCCCGCCGCGCACGCGCGTAG
- a CDS encoding ParB/RepB/Spo0J family partition protein has product MAKRTGLGRGIGALIPTAEQTERPVDVFFPGAKIAPTSDAAPDEAAGTPVAELEAVPGIQLIQVDPHAIVPNPRQPRTHFNPEDLAELVHSVREFGVLQPVVVRKNGDGDYELIMGERRTRAAREAGLESIPAIVRDTADEDLLRDALLENLHRSELNPLEEASAYQQLLDDFGITQEELAVRIGRSRPQISNTIRLLKLPVPVQQRVAAGVLTAGHARAILSLDSPESMQRLADKVVNEDLSVRATEEAAKSQPSAGKTPKPTPGARRAYLDEVAGKLGDRLNTRVRISLGARKGQVTIDFASIQDLNRILEELGEEGYGSAR; this is encoded by the coding sequence ATGGCGAAGCGCACCGGACTCGGCCGGGGCATCGGAGCCCTCATCCCGACCGCCGAACAGACCGAACGCCCCGTCGATGTGTTCTTCCCCGGCGCGAAGATCGCGCCGACCTCCGATGCGGCACCGGACGAGGCCGCGGGGACCCCGGTGGCCGAACTCGAGGCGGTGCCCGGGATCCAGCTGATCCAGGTCGACCCGCACGCGATCGTCCCCAACCCCCGTCAGCCCCGGACGCACTTCAACCCAGAGGATCTGGCGGAGTTGGTGCACAGCGTCCGGGAGTTCGGCGTGCTGCAGCCCGTCGTCGTGCGGAAGAACGGCGACGGCGACTACGAACTCATCATGGGCGAGCGACGCACGAGGGCCGCTCGAGAGGCCGGACTCGAATCGATCCCCGCGATCGTCCGTGACACGGCCGACGAGGACCTGCTGCGCGATGCGCTGCTGGAGAACCTCCATCGCTCGGAGCTGAACCCCTTGGAGGAGGCGTCCGCGTATCAGCAACTTCTGGATGACTTCGGCATCACGCAGGAGGAGCTGGCCGTGCGCATCGGCCGTTCCCGGCCGCAGATCAGCAACACCATCCGCCTGCTGAAGCTCCCGGTTCCGGTGCAGCAGCGTGTGGCCGCGGGTGTCCTCACCGCGGGCCACGCGCGTGCGATCCTCAGCCTCGACTCTCCGGAGTCGATGCAGCGGCTGGCGGACAAGGTGGTGAACGAAGATCTCTCGGTCCGCGCCACGGAGGAGGCCGCCAAGTCGCAGCCCTCCGCGGGGAAGACGCCGAAGCCGACCCCTGGCGCCCGCCGGGCCTACCTGGACGAGGTGGCCGGAAAGCTCGGCGACCGGCTCAACACTCGTGTCCGTATCTCGCTCGGAGCTCGAAAAGGCCAGGTCACGATTGATTTCGCGTCCATTCAGGACCTCAACCGCATTCTCGAGGAGCTCGGCGAAGAAGGGTACGGCTCCGCGCGGTGA
- a CDS encoding ParA family protein: MDTPLARELADLSVRRRALDKVSVEFSGDTRILTVSNQKGGVGKTTSAVNIASALAGLGAKVLVIDLDPQGNASTALGVPHNADTPSVYDVLIDEFPLAEIIQPSPENPNLFCAPSTIHLAGAEIELVAQVAREHRLRRALEDYLAENPVDFVIIDCPPSLGLLTINAFTAANEVFIPIQCEYYALEGLSQLLGSIQMIQKHLNPALHLSTILLTMFDGRTRLAQQVAEEVRSHFPSQVLDTVIPRSVRVSEAPSFGQTVIAYDGQSAGAIAYREAAVEIASRQTQSKEK; this comes from the coding sequence ATGGATACCCCCCTCGCGCGAGAACTCGCGGATCTCTCCGTTCGGCGGCGCGCGCTCGACAAGGTGAGCGTGGAGTTCAGCGGGGACACGCGCATCCTGACGGTGTCGAACCAGAAGGGCGGCGTCGGGAAGACCACCAGCGCTGTGAACATCGCTTCCGCTCTCGCGGGACTGGGCGCCAAGGTCCTCGTCATCGACCTGGATCCGCAGGGGAACGCGTCCACCGCCCTCGGGGTTCCGCACAACGCGGATACACCCAGCGTCTACGACGTTCTCATCGACGAATTCCCCCTCGCCGAGATCATCCAGCCGAGCCCGGAGAACCCGAACCTCTTCTGCGCACCGAGCACCATCCATCTCGCGGGCGCCGAGATCGAACTCGTCGCCCAAGTGGCCCGCGAACATCGCCTCCGGCGTGCGCTGGAGGATTACCTTGCGGAGAATCCGGTCGATTTCGTCATCATCGACTGCCCGCCGTCTCTCGGGCTTCTGACGATCAACGCCTTCACCGCGGCGAATGAGGTCTTCATCCCGATCCAGTGCGAGTACTACGCACTGGAGGGCCTCAGCCAGCTGCTCGGGAGCATTCAGATGATCCAGAAGCATCTGAACCCTGCACTCCACCTGTCCACGATCCTCTTGACCATGTTCGACGGACGAACACGCCTCGCGCAGCAGGTGGCGGAGGAAGTGCGTTCTCATTTCCCGTCACAAGTGCTCGATACCGTGATCCCGCGGTCCGTCCGTGTGTCGGAAGCCCCCAGTTTCGGCCAGACGGTCATCGCCTACGACGGCCAGTCGGCCGGGGCGATCGCCTACCGTGAGGCCGCCGTCGAGATCGCGTCCCGTCAGACGCAGAGCAAGGAGAAATAA
- the rsmG gene encoding 16S rRNA (guanine(527)-N(7))-methyltransferase RsmG, with translation MDSGDKAVEQEPAVAAQLFGERIDLARRFTDSLAREGEERGLIGPLELPRLWTRHILNSAIAAPLFHGSVADIGSGAGLPGLVLAIARPDVSWTLIEPMERRIIWLTEQVADLRLSNVTILRSRAEDVRARGAFDVVTARAVSALRTLIPLTAPLVRDGGELTLLKGANAANEIEAARKQIAKFRLSDVRVEILGEGVLPETTRVVRARVR, from the coding sequence ATGGATTCGGGTGACAAGGCCGTAGAGCAGGAACCGGCTGTCGCCGCCCAGCTTTTCGGGGAGCGCATCGACCTCGCTCGTCGATTCACGGATTCCCTCGCGAGAGAGGGGGAGGAGCGGGGCCTGATCGGACCGCTCGAGCTTCCGCGCCTGTGGACCCGTCATATCCTCAACAGCGCGATCGCCGCACCGCTCTTCCATGGATCGGTGGCGGACATCGGGTCCGGTGCCGGACTCCCTGGCCTGGTTCTCGCGATCGCGCGGCCGGATGTGTCGTGGACTCTCATCGAGCCGATGGAGCGACGCATCATCTGGCTGACGGAGCAGGTCGCTGACCTAAGGCTCTCGAACGTCACCATCCTCCGCTCGCGCGCGGAGGATGTGCGGGCGCGAGGTGCGTTCGATGTGGTGACGGCGCGCGCCGTGAGTGCGCTACGGACGTTGATCCCTCTCACCGCACCCCTGGTCCGGGATGGGGGAGAGCTGACGCTCCTCAAGGGCGCGAACGCGGCGAATGAGATCGAGGCGGCGCGTAAGCAGATAGCAAAGTTCCGTCTTTCAGACGTGCGGGTTGAGATTCTTGGAGAGGGAGTCCTCCCCGAGACGACGCGTGTCGTCCGGGCACGCGTCCGCTAA
- a CDS encoding protein jag — MSEVVTGNTEPTVADLEHEGDVAADYLEELLDIADIDGDLNLDVRQGRAYVSVEAEGDGLALLSAPDTVQALQELTRLAVQNKTGSFSRLILDIGGSRDARRRQLETLVEAAAAKLDEGSSQASLPAMSSYERKLVHDIAAERGLVSESYGEGADRHTVLRRH, encoded by the coding sequence ATGAGCGAGGTCGTGACCGGAAACACCGAGCCGACCGTGGCGGATCTCGAGCACGAGGGTGACGTGGCCGCCGACTACCTCGAAGAGCTGCTCGACATCGCCGACATCGATGGCGACCTGAACCTCGACGTCCGTCAGGGGAGGGCATACGTCTCGGTGGAGGCCGAGGGAGACGGCCTCGCGCTCCTGTCGGCGCCCGACACCGTGCAGGCACTGCAGGAGCTCACCCGTCTTGCCGTCCAGAACAAGACCGGCTCGTTCTCGCGCCTGATCCTCGATATCGGCGGCTCCCGTGACGCGCGTCGTCGGCAGCTCGAGACGCTCGTCGAAGCCGCGGCCGCCAAGCTCGATGAGGGGTCGTCGCAGGCGTCGCTTCCTGCCATGTCGAGCTACGAGCGCAAGCTGGTGCACGACATCGCGGCCGAGCGTGGCCTGGTCTCCGAGTCGTATGGCGAGGGCGCGGACCGTCACACGGTTCTGCGTCGTCACTGA
- the yidC gene encoding membrane protein insertase YidC has product MGLDLLFASATPSPEPASGGFDLLGTILWPLKWVVELILVAWHWLLTAVGLPAASGITWVLSIVGLVIVVRAALIPLFVKQIKSQRKMMEIAPELRKVQEKYRGKKDQLSREAMSRETMALYKKHGTTPMSSCLPLLVQMPIFFSLYSVLSDVSKHARDNVGGVGLLSPELTKEFYDAKLFGVASLHETLGNAIDAQNVTAIIILITLVVLMIASQFITQLQIISKNLSPEAKTGQAYQMQKIMLYVLPLGFIFSGIFFPLGVVVYWFISNLWTMGQQFLVIREMPTPGSEAAKAREERLARKGKAIDSSGKVVPISVYEAEQQRLLEQAEKAKAEAPKRQQPVGKKRAKKKGNAS; this is encoded by the coding sequence GTGGGTCTTGACCTTCTGTTCGCCAGTGCCACCCCCAGCCCGGAACCGGCATCCGGCGGATTCGACCTGCTCGGCACGATCCTCTGGCCGCTGAAGTGGGTCGTCGAGCTCATCCTCGTCGCCTGGCACTGGCTGCTCACCGCCGTGGGGCTTCCCGCGGCCTCCGGCATCACCTGGGTCCTCTCGATCGTGGGTCTGGTCATCGTGGTTCGCGCGGCGCTCATCCCGCTGTTCGTGAAGCAGATCAAGAGCCAGCGAAAGATGATGGAAATCGCGCCTGAACTGCGAAAAGTTCAGGAGAAGTACCGCGGCAAGAAGGACCAGCTCTCTCGTGAGGCGATGAGCCGCGAGACGATGGCGCTGTACAAGAAGCACGGCACCACGCCGATGTCGAGCTGTCTGCCGCTGCTCGTGCAGATGCCGATCTTCTTCTCCCTCTACAGCGTGCTGAGCGACGTCAGCAAGCACGCCCGGGACAACGTGGGTGGCGTCGGACTGTTGAGCCCGGAGCTCACGAAGGAGTTCTACGACGCGAAGCTCTTCGGAGTGGCGTCCCTGCACGAGACGCTCGGCAACGCCATCGACGCGCAGAACGTCACGGCGATCATCATCCTGATCACTCTCGTCGTGCTCATGATCGCGTCGCAGTTCATCACGCAGCTGCAGATCATCTCGAAGAACCTGTCGCCGGAAGCCAAGACCGGTCAGGCGTACCAGATGCAGAAGATCATGCTCTACGTGCTGCCGCTGGGCTTCATCTTCTCGGGCATCTTCTTCCCGCTCGGCGTGGTCGTCTACTGGTTCATCTCGAACCTCTGGACCATGGGGCAGCAGTTCCTCGTCATCCGCGAGATGCCGACGCCGGGCTCCGAGGCGGCCAAGGCCCGTGAGGAGCGCCTGGCGCGCAAGGGCAAGGCGATCGACTCCTCCGGCAAGGTCGTCCCGATCTCCGTGTACGAGGCCGAGCAGCAGCGTCTGCTGGAGCAGGCCGAGAAGGCCAAGGCCGAAGCGCCGAAGCGGCAGCAGCCGGTCGGCAAGAAGCGCGCGAAGAAGAAGGGGAACGCGTCATGA
- the yidD gene encoding membrane protein insertion efficiency factor YidD, whose amino-acid sequence MTALPASSVGTGSWHGRDALRSIPLLPRNAVLAFLAGYRKVISPMYGDVCAYYPSCSAYAVGAVQQHGAVRGTLLSAWRILRCNPWSRGGVDDVTPHRHFRYDLTAHGFVVPSRKD is encoded by the coding sequence ATGACCGCGTTGCCGGCTTCGTCGGTGGGTACGGGGTCGTGGCACGGCCGCGATGCGCTCCGGAGCATCCCGCTCCTCCCGCGCAATGCCGTCCTCGCGTTTCTGGCGGGATACCGCAAGGTCATCTCTCCGATGTACGGAGACGTGTGCGCGTACTACCCCTCTTGTTCCGCCTACGCTGTAGGTGCGGTGCAGCAGCACGGCGCCGTGCGGGGGACTCTGCTCTCCGCCTGGCGCATCCTCCGCTGCAATCCCTGGTCTCGCGGAGGCGTCGACGACGTCACACCGCATCGACACTTCCGCTACGACCTGACCGCACACGGTTTCGTCGTCCCCTCCCGAAAGGACTGA
- the rnpA gene encoding ribonuclease P protein component yields MLARPFRLTRGSDYRLVVRRGSRCGGARVVTSMLSTGESRAARFGFIISKQVGTAVVRNTVRRRLKAVCAEALPGVPQGTDVVIRALPASAAASYAELRNDVHRCLGRLTPVEAAS; encoded by the coding sequence GTGCTCGCCCGCCCGTTCCGTCTGACCCGCGGGAGCGACTACCGACTGGTCGTTCGACGCGGATCGCGTTGTGGCGGGGCGCGCGTCGTCACCTCGATGCTGTCGACGGGCGAGAGCAGGGCCGCGAGGTTCGGTTTCATCATCAGCAAGCAGGTGGGTACCGCTGTGGTGCGCAACACCGTGCGTCGGCGACTCAAGGCCGTCTGTGCGGAGGCGCTTCCCGGTGTTCCACAGGGCACGGATGTCGTCATCCGTGCCCTTCCTGCGTCCGCGGCAGCGTCGTATGCGGAACTCCGCAATGACGTGCACCGTTGCCTGGGACGGCTCACGCCGGTCGAGGCCGCATCATGA
- the rpmH gene encoding 50S ribosomal protein L34, with the protein MSKRTFQPNNRRRAKKHGFRARMRTRAGRAILSARRAKGRTELSA; encoded by the coding sequence ATGAGCAAGCGCACCTTCCAGCCCAACAACCGTCGTCGCGCCAAGAAGCACGGTTTCCGTGCCCGCATGCGCACCCGCGCCGGCCGTGCCATCCTCTCGGCACGCCGCGCGAAGGGCCGTACCGAGCTCTCCGCGTAA
- the dnaA gene encoding chromosomal replication initiator protein DnaA yields MSSPAQPDVPIWTTVQELLEADDRVTPQLQGFLSLAVPAGVMSATLYLEVPNDLTAAQINKRLRLPIMEALAHVGEEVTSYRVVVNHELAEQPTAPIAVADFGRQEPVRAESPMEQPTPLRHESRLNPKYTFDNFVIGQSNRFAHAAAVAVAEAPAKAYNPLFIYGDSGLGKTHLLHAIGDYAQSLYAGVKVRYVSSEEFTNDFINSIANNRGAAFQARYRDVDILLIDDIQFLQGRAETQEAFFHTFNTLHDHNKQVVITSDVAPKHLTGFEDRMRSRFEWGLITDVQAPDLETRIAILRKKAQSEALHIPDEVLEYIATVVSSNIRELEGALIRVSAFASLNRSALDISLAQTVLRDIIDTAEDNIISPTDIITATAQYFKLTVDDLYGSSRSQQIATARQIAMYLCRERTSLSLPKIGQLFGNRDHTTVMYAYKKISELMKERRSIYNQVTEITTQLGRR; encoded by the coding sequence ATGTCCTCACCTGCCCAGCCCGACGTCCCCATCTGGACCACGGTGCAGGAGCTGCTGGAAGCCGACGACCGGGTCACTCCGCAGCTCCAGGGCTTCCTGAGCCTCGCAGTGCCGGCGGGCGTGATGTCGGCGACCCTCTACCTCGAGGTGCCCAATGACCTCACCGCGGCGCAGATCAACAAGCGCCTCCGCCTGCCCATCATGGAGGCCCTGGCCCACGTCGGGGAAGAGGTCACCTCGTACCGTGTGGTCGTGAACCACGAGCTGGCCGAACAGCCCACCGCACCGATCGCCGTCGCGGACTTCGGTCGGCAGGAGCCGGTCCGCGCCGAATCGCCGATGGAGCAGCCGACCCCGCTGCGGCACGAATCGCGTCTCAACCCCAAATACACCTTCGACAACTTCGTCATCGGTCAGTCCAACCGGTTCGCCCATGCGGCGGCGGTGGCCGTGGCCGAAGCGCCGGCGAAGGCCTACAACCCGCTCTTCATCTACGGCGACTCCGGACTGGGCAAGACCCACCTCCTCCACGCCATCGGCGACTATGCCCAGTCGCTCTACGCCGGGGTGAAGGTGCGTTACGTGTCGAGTGAGGAGTTCACGAACGACTTCATCAACTCGATCGCCAACAACCGGGGTGCCGCCTTCCAGGCCCGGTACCGCGACGTGGACATCCTCCTCATCGACGACATCCAGTTCCTGCAAGGACGCGCGGAGACGCAGGAGGCGTTCTTCCACACGTTCAACACTCTGCACGACCACAACAAGCAGGTCGTCATCACCAGTGATGTCGCGCCGAAGCACCTGACCGGCTTCGAAGACCGTATGCGCAGCCGGTTCGAGTGGGGCCTCATCACCGACGTGCAGGCACCCGACCTCGAGACCCGGATCGCGATCCTCCGCAAGAAGGCGCAGAGCGAAGCGCTCCACATCCCCGACGAGGTGCTCGAGTACATCGCCACCGTCGTGTCCTCGAACATCCGCGAGCTGGAGGGGGCGCTCATCCGCGTCTCGGCGTTCGCGAGCCTGAACCGGTCGGCCCTCGACATCTCTCTCGCGCAGACCGTGCTGCGGGACATCATCGACACGGCCGAGGACAACATCATCTCGCCGACCGACATCATCACGGCGACCGCGCAGTACTTCAAACTCACCGTCGACGATCTCTACGGCTCGAGCCGTTCGCAGCAGATCGCGACCGCTCGCCAGATCGCCATGTATCTCTGCCGCGAGCGGACGAGTCTCTCCCTGCCCAAGATCGGGCAGCTCTTCGGCAACCGCGACCACACCACGGTGATGTACGCCTACAAGAAGATCAGCGAGCTCATGAAGGAGCGGCGCTCGATCTACAACCAGGTGACCGAGATCACCACTCAGCTCGGCCGTCGCTGA
- the dnaN gene encoding DNA polymerase III subunit beta, translating to MRFQVNRDVFSEAVSFVVKLLPQRNPQPILAGVLIEADGAGLTLSAFDYEASARTTIEATVETPGTILVHGRLLSDIASRLPNAPIEIAVEDDGGIAVTCGSARFTLAAMPVEEYPSIPEVSGSSGVVPADEFGTAIAQVGFAASRDDVTPVLTGVQLEVTGQTLSLVATDRYRVSLRDVPWDGEAVEATALVPARTLVEVGKTFGHAGTIQIAFSGAGDREIIAFTAGNKTVTSLLIKGNFPPVRRLFPEQTDHYAVVNTADLIEAVRRVSLVLDRAAPLRFTFSTDSVTMDASGSEHARASESVDAILSGGDDVTLGLNPQYLIEALGAVKSEFVRVTFTSSDNANKLSPVLITSQTSVDQAGLDSFKYLLQPNLLLR from the coding sequence GTGAGGTTTCAGGTCAACCGCGATGTCTTCAGCGAGGCTGTGTCCTTCGTCGTCAAGCTCCTCCCCCAGCGCAATCCTCAGCCGATCCTCGCGGGCGTCCTGATCGAAGCCGACGGTGCCGGGCTCACGCTCTCCGCGTTCGACTACGAGGCGTCCGCACGCACGACGATCGAGGCGACCGTCGAGACACCCGGCACGATCCTCGTCCACGGTCGTCTGCTGTCCGACATCGCGAGCCGTCTTCCCAACGCGCCGATCGAGATCGCCGTCGAGGATGACGGCGGCATCGCCGTGACCTGCGGCTCGGCCCGCTTCACGCTCGCGGCCATGCCGGTCGAGGAATACCCGTCGATCCCCGAGGTGTCCGGGTCTTCAGGCGTCGTCCCGGCCGACGAATTCGGCACCGCGATCGCACAGGTCGGATTCGCGGCGTCCCGCGACGACGTCACCCCCGTGCTCACCGGCGTTCAGCTCGAGGTCACGGGCCAGACCCTCAGCCTCGTGGCGACCGACCGGTACCGCGTGTCCCTCCGTGACGTGCCGTGGGACGGCGAGGCCGTCGAGGCCACCGCCCTGGTCCCGGCGCGCACGCTCGTCGAGGTCGGCAAGACGTTCGGTCACGCCGGCACGATCCAGATCGCGTTCTCCGGCGCGGGAGACCGAGAGATCATCGCCTTCACGGCGGGCAACAAGACCGTGACGTCGCTGCTCATCAAGGGCAACTTCCCGCCGGTCCGCCGCCTGTTCCCGGAGCAGACCGACCACTACGCGGTCGTCAACACGGCCGACCTCATCGAGGCCGTCCGGCGTGTGTCCCTCGTCCTGGACCGCGCGGCGCCGCTGCGCTTCACGTTCTCGACCGACAGCGTCACCATGGACGCGTCCGGCAGCGAGCACGCCCGCGCCTCCGAGTCGGTCGACGCGATCCTCTCCGGTGGCGACGACGTCACGCTGGGCCTCAACCCGCAGTACCTGATCGAAGCCCTCGGCGCCGTGAAGAGCGAGTTCGTGCGGGTCACCTTCACATCCAGCGACAACGCCAACAAGCTGAGCCCGGTCCTCATCACGAGCCAGACCTCGGTCGACCAGGCCGGCCTGGACTCGTTCAAGTACCTCCTCCAGCCCAACCTCCTCCTGCGCTGA